The proteins below come from a single Prolixibacter sp. NT017 genomic window:
- a CDS encoding Crp/Fnr family transcriptional regulator — MERLNYEKTCSFYKKGSVIYREGNRLTGFYCITRGILKIYKTGIDGKEQIIRFVKKGDIIAYRSLLSQESACTTAKVIEDAVLCHIPYKTLLYLIDENSKFSLAMLRIVCAELKDANDFITDIAQKTVRERLAEVLLLLKDNFDLDDNKTLQISLTREELANMVGTATESVIRLLSEFKHDQLIELHGRKIRIVDLPGLTRVANL; from the coding sequence ATGGAAAGGTTGAATTACGAAAAGACCTGTTCATTTTACAAGAAGGGAAGCGTAATCTATCGGGAAGGTAACCGGCTTACCGGATTTTACTGCATCACCCGTGGAATTCTGAAAATTTATAAAACCGGAATCGACGGCAAAGAACAGATCATCCGTTTTGTGAAGAAGGGAGATATTATCGCCTATCGTTCATTACTGAGTCAGGAATCGGCGTGTACCACTGCCAAAGTAATCGAAGATGCCGTTTTATGCCACATTCCTTATAAAACCTTGCTGTATCTGATTGATGAAAATTCGAAGTTCTCGTTAGCTATGTTGCGTATTGTTTGCGCCGAGCTGAAGGACGCCAACGATTTCATCACCGATATTGCACAGAAAACAGTTCGTGAACGTCTGGCTGAAGTATTGCTTTTGCTGAAAGATAATTTCGACCTGGATGACAATAAAACGCTGCAAATTTCGCTTACGCGGGAAGAGTTGGCCAATATGGTCGGCACGGCGACAGAATCGGTTATTCGGCTTCTTTCGGAGTTTAAACACGACCAATTGATCGAACTTCACGGAAGAAAGATACGAATCGTCGACCTGCCTGGATTAACAAGAGTAGCGAATTTGTAA
- a CDS encoding OsmC family protein has protein sequence MKHMVDLAWHENMFFDTVLDGHRLIIDASEENGGSDKGPRPKKLMLLALAGCTAMDVISMLRKMKIIPDKFNVIVEANVTDEHPKKYDKMHVIYQFSGKDLPLAKLERAVQLSEEKYCGVSAVYRDAAEMTSEIRIV, from the coding sequence ATGAAACATATGGTGGATTTAGCATGGCATGAAAACATGTTTTTCGACACGGTTTTAGACGGACACCGACTTATTATTGATGCTTCGGAAGAAAACGGCGGTTCGGACAAGGGACCTCGCCCGAAGAAACTCATGCTATTGGCGTTAGCGGGTTGTACTGCTATGGATGTGATATCGATGTTGCGAAAAATGAAAATTATACCCGATAAATTTAACGTAATCGTTGAAGCTAATGTGACCGATGAGCATCCGAAGAAATACGATAAGATGCACGTGATTTACCAGTTTAGCGGAAAAGATCTTCCGTTGGCCAAGCTGGAAAGAGCCGTTCAGTTATCTGAAGAAAAGTATTGTGGAGTGAGTGCGGTATACCGCGACGCGGCTGAGATGACATCGGAGATACGAATTGTGTAA